Proteins encoded within one genomic window of Cucumis sativus cultivar 9930 chromosome 3, Cucumber_9930_V3, whole genome shotgun sequence:
- the LOC116402889 gene encoding uncharacterized protein LOC116402889 codes for MDPIKYIFEKPSLSGRIAKWQVLLSKYDLIYVTKKAIKGSAVANHLAAQPVADYEPMRVDFPYENIFLVEKDVIDHETWIMLFNCVSNELGHGIGAVLIFPEGKVFPLTTKLCFDCTHNIVEYEACTMGLQASYDMSIKKLKVLGDSMLVIHQVKEEWKTRDIKLVSYSQYVAKLSQNFEKTSFDHVHREDNRIADALATLAVMFNLNLECELYPIQITKRDAPTYCMNIENDNKS; via the coding sequence atggatccaataaaatatatttttgagaAGCCGTCATTATCTGGGAGGATTGCAAAATGGCAAGTATTGTTGTCAAAGTATGATCTTATTTATGTTActaaaaaagcaataaaaggAAGTGCAGTTGCTAATCATTTAGCTGCCCAACCAGTAGCAGATTACGAGCCAATGAGGGTTGATTTCCCTTACGAAAACATATTTCTAGTTGAAAAGGATGTTATAGATCATGAGACATGGATTATGCTTTTTAATTGTGTCTCAAATGAGTTGGGACATGGAATTGGAGCTGTACTAATTTTCCCAGAAGGAAAGGTATTTCCCCTAACGACTAAGTTATGTTTTGATTGCACTCACAATATCGTTGAATATGAAGCATGTACTATGGGACTTCAAGCATCATACGACATGagtattaaaaagttaaaagttttggGTGACTCAATGCTAGTAATACATCAAGTCAAGGAAGAATGGAAAACAAGAGATATTAAATTAGTGTCTTACAGCCAATACGTTGCaaaattatctcaaaatttcgagaaaacttcatttgatCATGTTCATAGGGAAGACAATCGAATAGCAGATGCATTAGCCACCCTGGCAGTGATGTTTAATCTTAACCTTGAGTGTGAACTTTATCCAATCCAAATTACAAAGAGAGATGCGCCGACATATTGcatgaatattgaaaatgataataagtCATGA